The following proteins are encoded in a genomic region of Aquifex aeolicus VF5:
- a CDS encoding DsrE/DsrF/DrsH-like family protein, whose translation MAGQEFEKLLFYIVTVPFFVRAEPTTGELINPQAGAPFFLATAATTMDYEVEMVITSEAGYLLMRDNAKKVKVRPGVEQTVYDFIKMAKDAGVKIYLCTPSLDLTDIYKEEDVNKEICDGILGGAAFLDKLMSGEYAVITL comes from the coding sequence ATGGCAGGACAAGAGTTTGAAAAGCTCCTCTTTTACATCGTTACCGTTCCCTTCTTTGTAAGGGCGGAACCAACCACCGGAGAATTAATTAACCCTCAGGCTGGAGCACCCTTCTTCCTCGCAACCGCGGCAACTACCATGGACTACGAGGTTGAGATGGTCATCACTTCCGAAGCTGGATACCTTCTCATGAGGGACAACGCTAAGAAGGTAAAGGTAAGACCCGGAGTAGAACAGACGGTTTACGATTTCATCAAAATGGCAAAAGACGCGGGAGTAAAGATTTACCTCTGTACTCCATCCTTGGATCTTACGGATATATATAAGGAAGAGGACGTAAACAAGGAAATCTGCGACGGAATACTCGGCGGAGCCGCATTCTTGGACAAGTTAATGAGCGGTGAGTATGCTGTTATCACACTGTAA
- a CDS encoding EscU/YscU/HrcU family type III secretion system export apparatus switch protein has product MNDEVKKAVALKYNPEEDRAPVIVAKGRGEVAEKIIKIAKEKGIPITEDENLVEALIKIDLYEEIPPELYEAVAKVIAFVTLKLKGL; this is encoded by the coding sequence ATGAACGATGAGGTGAAAAAGGCTGTTGCCCTGAAGTATAATCCGGAAGAGGATAGAGCTCCCGTAATCGTGGCAAAGGGAAGAGGTGAGGTAGCGGAGAAGATAATAAAGATCGCAAAGGAAAAGGGAATACCTATTACGGAAGACGAGAACTTGGTTGAAGCCCTTATAAAGATAGACCTTTACGAGGAAATTCCGCCTGAGCTTTACGAGGCCGTGGCGAAGGTTATAGCCTTTGTAACGCTTAAGTTAAAGGGTTTATAA
- the tusA gene encoding sulfurtransferase TusA, which produces MATITPDKVLDTSGLNCPLPVLKTKKALEELQPGQILEVISTDPGSKADIPAFCQRTGHELVEMTEEGGKYIYYIRKKG; this is translated from the coding sequence ATGGCTACAATAACACCTGACAAGGTTCTCGATACTTCCGGACTTAACTGTCCTCTGCCCGTGTTAAAGACCAAGAAGGCTCTTGAAGAGCTTCAGCCCGGTCAAATCTTAGAAGTTATATCCACCGACCCAGGTTCTAAAGCGGATATTCCAGCGTTCTGTCAAAGGACTGGACACGAACTCGTAGAGATGACAGAAGAAGGAGGTAAGTACATCTACTACATAAGGAAAAAAGGATAA
- a CDS encoding 4Fe-4S dicluster domain-containing protein: MAEQTQVRKYGYNIPISEKTLQVPWEEKVRVIEEVKSDFRFKEYLFGCLNCGVCTASCPSNRFFDYSPREIVQRFLENDIDVLYDMMHEYIWACSQCFTCWIRCPFVNNPGGLVIIMREVAVRNAFEATKDLLKPYGRVLLKVMTTGNQLSADMLQPDFFPDWGPKMLDNMENLRPKRMAIPFDVGKSVKTAWEVSLQTAIEMYQIWRDTGIFEMLERLDPNLYNVIMDIVEENEERWEELMEEMEEAEA; this comes from the coding sequence ATGGCTGAGCAAACTCAAGTTCGTAAATATGGATACAACATTCCCATCTCGGAGAAAACTCTCCAAGTTCCATGGGAAGAAAAGGTAAGAGTAATAGAAGAAGTCAAATCAGACTTCAGGTTTAAGGAGTACCTCTTCGGATGTCTCAACTGCGGAGTTTGTACGGCATCCTGCCCATCAAATAGATTCTTCGACTACTCCCCCAGAGAAATAGTTCAGAGATTCCTAGAAAATGACATAGATGTCCTCTATGACATGATGCACGAATACATATGGGCATGCTCCCAATGCTTCACGTGCTGGATAAGGTGTCCATTCGTAAACAACCCCGGCGGACTCGTCATCATAATGAGGGAAGTTGCGGTAAGAAACGCGTTTGAAGCTACTAAGGATCTCCTCAAACCCTACGGAAGAGTTCTCCTCAAAGTTATGACCACGGGTAACCAGCTGTCCGCGGACATGCTACAACCGGACTTCTTCCCCGACTGGGGACCGAAGATGCTTGACAACATGGAAAACCTCAGACCCAAGAGAATGGCTATCCCCTTCGACGTGGGTAAGTCCGTGAAGACGGCTTGGGAAGTATCCCTTCAAACTGCAATAGAGATGTACCAAATATGGAGAGACACGGGAATATTCGAAATGCTCGAAAGACTCGATCCGAACCTCTACAACGTCATAATGGACATAGTTGAAGAAAACGAAGAAAGGTGGGAAGAACTTATGGAAGAAATGGAGGAGGCTGAGGCTTAA
- a CDS encoding glycine cleavage system protein H, whose amino-acid sequence MAEVNGCQLPEDRLYYINPDKNAFIWAKEEDGVFTIGLTSVAAAMAGRLVAYTPKKVGKAVKKDKSVATIESGKWVGPVPSPFDGEIVEVNEALKGNPALVNDDPYGQGWIAKVKPANPEEAKSVLVDANKAAELLQPIVQEKGVKCG is encoded by the coding sequence ATGGCAGAAGTAAACGGGTGCCAACTGCCCGAGGATAGACTCTACTACATCAACCCAGATAAGAACGCCTTCATTTGGGCAAAGGAAGAGGACGGGGTGTTTACCATCGGGCTCACTTCAGTTGCAGCCGCTATGGCGGGAAGACTCGTCGCTTACACGCCCAAGAAGGTAGGAAAGGCTGTTAAAAAGGACAAGAGCGTGGCAACCATTGAAAGCGGAAAGTGGGTTGGACCCGTACCTTCTCCCTTTGACGGGGAAATCGTTGAAGTTAACGAAGCTCTAAAGGGAAATCCCGCTCTCGTGAACGACGATCCCTACGGACAGGGCTGGATAGCTAAGGTAAAACCTGCAAATCCCGAAGAAGCTAAGTCCGTTCTCGTTGACGCGAACAAAGCGGCTGAACTTCTCCAACCAATAGTTCAAGAAAAAGGAGTTAAGTGCGGTTAA
- a CDS encoding DsrE/DsrF/DrsH-like family protein, with protein MPTERLAIIATKGTLDMAYPPLILASVAASLGVETAVFFTFYGLNIIHKEKVKQLKLAPIGNPAMPMVFPDSVKQTPVVGQLAGLMESIFPGPPQIMGIIPGMTNFMTAMMKKRLKEKGVASIEELLELCKEADVKLIPCQMTMDLFGYKREDLIDGLEPPAGATEFFNYVLAADKPMIIFV; from the coding sequence ATGCCTACCGAGAGACTTGCGATAATAGCGACAAAGGGAACACTTGATATGGCTTACCCTCCCCTTATTCTCGCTTCCGTTGCCGCTTCTTTAGGCGTAGAAACGGCGGTATTCTTTACCTTTTACGGACTCAACATAATCCACAAGGAAAAGGTAAAACAACTCAAACTCGCTCCCATAGGAAACCCCGCCATGCCCATGGTTTTCCCAGACTCCGTTAAACAAACACCCGTGGTGGGACAGCTCGCTGGACTGATGGAAAGCATATTCCCCGGTCCTCCTCAAATAATGGGAATTATTCCCGGAATGACGAATTTCATGACAGCGATGATGAAGAAGAGACTAAAAGAAAAGGGAGTTGCCAGTATAGAAGAACTCCTGGAACTCTGCAAGGAAGCGGACGTCAAACTCATCCCCTGTCAAATGACGATGGATCTCTTCGGCTACAAGAGGGAGGACCTAATAGATGGACTTGAACCTCCCGCGGGAGCTACGGAATTCTTCAACTACGTTCTCGCTGCGGACAAACCTATGATAATATTCGTCTAA
- a CDS encoding CoB--CoM heterodisulfide reductase iron-sulfur subunit B family protein gives MAHKSKSPYLMYPEKEPFPILNKHSHYDHLFEEMYELEEKGEILVFRITEEYRPKYVYTRTGRIKVIPTNKLWHHKSCGQCGNIPGYPASIFWFMNKFGLDYLNEPHQTSCTAWNYHGSGTSNPVALAAVWLRNMHQAWKTGYYPLIHCGTSFGSYKETREQLIFNKELREAVKPILKKLGRLTEDGRIVIPQEIVHYSEWVHAMRDGNSRPLRKRKESPKE, from the coding sequence ATGGCTCACAAATCTAAGAGCCCCTATCTTATGTATCCTGAAAAGGAACCTTTTCCCATATTAAATAAGCACTCTCACTACGACCACCTCTTCGAGGAAATGTATGAACTCGAAGAGAAGGGTGAGATTCTCGTCTTCAGGATAACTGAAGAGTACAGACCTAAGTACGTATACACCAGAACGGGAAGAATAAAGGTAATACCCACCAACAAGCTCTGGCACCACAAGTCCTGCGGACAGTGCGGTAACATACCCGGATACCCTGCATCCATATTCTGGTTCATGAACAAGTTCGGACTCGACTACCTCAACGAACCTCACCAAACTTCCTGTACCGCATGGAACTACCACGGTTCCGGAACTTCAAACCCTGTAGCACTCGCAGCGGTATGGCTCAGAAACATGCACCAAGCTTGGAAGACTGGATACTACCCGCTTATACACTGCGGAACGTCTTTCGGTTCTTACAAGGAAACCAGAGAACAACTCATCTTCAATAAAGAACTCAGAGAGGCTGTAAAACCCATACTCAAGAAGCTCGGAAGACTCACCGAGGACGGAAGAATAGTAATACCCCAGGAAATCGTCCACTACTCCGAATGGGTACACGCAATGAGAGACGGAAATAGCAGACCTCTACGGAAAAGGAAGGAAAGCCCAAAGGAATAG
- a CDS encoding lysylphosphatidylglycerol synthase transmembrane domain-containing protein encodes MKIFLSLFISLLFLSLIFYFLPLNELLISLKSIKTETLILSFLLYSLSQFTRSVRWSLLLSLPLKESFFLNSANLFLNNVLPARSGELSWFYYAKKLGINFKYSLWSFTIGRLYDLLALIFVVFISYLLAKEGTFFALLGLFVGFFLALLIPFLVNLIPEIWKLTDLKNFLRRELSVKLSLYLFTLSGISFFLKALSTYILVESLVRLNLFEYTLGFLGGELSSILPLHSFMGYGTYEAGFLLPLKLLGLEVKEGLKIGFIVHNFLLLSSAFWGVLSILYLHTFSRKSP; translated from the coding sequence CCTTTCCTTAATCTTTTACTTTCTCCCTTTAAATGAACTTCTCATCTCACTGAAAAGTATAAAAACTGAAACCTTAATTCTCTCATTTTTGCTATATTCTCTGAGTCAGTTCACACGAAGTGTGAGGTGGAGTCTCCTCCTTTCCCTTCCTTTAAAAGAAAGTTTTTTCTTAAATTCTGCAAATCTGTTTTTGAACAACGTACTTCCCGCAAGAAGCGGGGAGCTAAGCTGGTTTTATTACGCTAAAAAACTCGGGATAAACTTCAAGTACTCCCTCTGGAGTTTCACTATAGGGAGGCTTTACGACCTTCTGGCATTAATTTTCGTAGTTTTTATAAGTTATTTGCTCGCAAAAGAAGGGACATTTTTTGCCCTTCTTGGACTTTTTGTAGGCTTTTTCCTTGCCCTTTTAATTCCTTTCCTCGTAAATCTAATTCCCGAAATATGGAAATTAACGGATTTAAAGAACTTCTTAAGGAGAGAACTCAGTGTAAAACTTTCCCTTTACCTTTTTACCTTATCAGGGATTTCCTTCTTTCTTAAAGCTCTTTCAACATACATTTTAGTTGAATCCCTTGTAAGACTGAACTTGTTTGAATACACCCTTGGTTTTCTCGGCGGTGAGCTCTCCTCTATTCTACCACTCCACAGTTTTATGGGATACGGAACCTACGAAGCCGGATTTTTACTTCCTTTAAAGCTTCTTGGTCTTGAAGTAAAGGAAGGACTCAAGATAGGCTTCATAGTTCACAACTTCTTACTGCTTTCCTCTGCCTTTTGGGGCGTCCTCTCTATCCTTTACCTGCATACTTTCTCTCGTAAATCTCCCTGA
- a CDS encoding DsrE family protein, with protein sequence MLEKELKIVILMTSGPKTPWRCATPFYIATLMAAQEADVEIFFNMDGTNLIKKGVAEKICPSLEGNCFSANGQKPKTVYDFMKDAKLAGVKFYSCKQAVDSMGLTEEDLIPELDGIVPASEFALRAMMADKLITF encoded by the coding sequence ATGTTGGAAAAGGAATTGAAAATAGTAATACTGATGACGAGCGGGCCGAAAACTCCTTGGCGTTGTGCTACGCCTTTTTATATAGCCACTCTTATGGCTGCTCAGGAAGCCGACGTGGAAATATTCTTCAACATGGACGGAACAAACCTAATAAAGAAAGGTGTTGCAGAAAAGATATGTCCTTCTCTGGAGGGGAACTGCTTTTCCGCCAACGGGCAGAAGCCTAAAACGGTTTACGATTTTATGAAAGACGCAAAACTGGCGGGTGTAAAATTTTACTCCTGTAAGCAGGCGGTGGACTCAATGGGGCTCACGGAAGAGGACCTCATACCGGAGCTTGACGGTATAGTGCCCGCAAGCGAGTTTGCACTGAGGGCTATGATGGCGGATAAGCTTATAACCTTCTAG
- the dxr gene encoding 1-deoxy-D-xylulose-5-phosphate reductoisomerase produces MKLGVLGSTGSVGSQTLQVYENFRDEIELVGILANRASEKLLQQAKKYKPKYVVSYQEPAKEWLESLPEGVKYLKGDEGLKAIIEESERLMNAISGIYGIKPAYEVIKAGKTLLASNKESILCLGEIIRKNRERVIPVDSEHNALFQLLSSVKREEVKHVYLTASGGPFKDKSLEELKTASVEEALRHPRWNMGAKITIDSATLMNKGFEMLEAHFLFDFPIENIKVVIHPQSFVHGILELIDNSFLMHTSQTDMKIPIMHALFYPKRKEYPFKKVSLLELSPITFEKVDTTKFKAIDLAKWAGFMGGVYIPVLVGADEEAVNLFLNKKIGFLDIVDLIEQALSEVNIKDPQSVEEILEAVEWGRQKVREIYERKYAGKG; encoded by the coding sequence ATGAAATTAGGAGTTCTCGGTTCTACGGGTTCTGTTGGCTCTCAAACTCTTCAGGTTTACGAGAATTTCAGGGATGAAATAGAACTTGTAGGGATACTTGCAAATAGAGCATCGGAAAAGCTTCTCCAGCAGGCAAAAAAGTATAAACCCAAGTACGTGGTTTCTTACCAGGAGCCTGCAAAGGAGTGGCTGGAGAGTCTGCCCGAAGGCGTTAAATACCTCAAGGGTGACGAAGGACTAAAAGCGATAATAGAAGAGTCAGAAAGGTTAATGAACGCAATTTCGGGAATTTACGGCATAAAACCCGCCTACGAAGTTATAAAGGCTGGAAAAACATTACTCGCCTCCAATAAGGAGTCTATACTCTGTCTGGGTGAGATTATAAGGAAGAACAGGGAAAGGGTTATTCCCGTGGACAGTGAGCACAACGCCCTGTTTCAGCTTCTTAGTTCTGTCAAAAGGGAAGAAGTAAAGCATGTATATCTGACAGCTTCCGGTGGTCCTTTCAAGGACAAAAGCCTTGAGGAACTGAAAACAGCAAGTGTTGAAGAAGCACTAAGGCACCCCCGCTGGAACATGGGGGCGAAGATAACGATTGACTCTGCAACGCTCATGAACAAAGGTTTTGAAATGCTCGAAGCCCACTTTTTATTTGACTTTCCCATAGAAAACATAAAGGTGGTTATCCACCCGCAGAGCTTTGTCCACGGGATATTGGAACTCATTGACAACAGCTTCCTGATGCACACGTCCCAAACGGACATGAAAATCCCAATAATGCACGCTCTATTTTACCCAAAGAGGAAAGAGTATCCCTTTAAGAAAGTTTCACTTCTTGAACTATCTCCCATAACCTTTGAGAAGGTTGATACTACAAAGTTTAAAGCCATTGACTTGGCTAAGTGGGCGGGTTTTATGGGTGGCGTGTACATTCCAGTGCTCGTGGGAGCGGATGAAGAAGCCGTGAACCTGTTTCTGAATAAGAAAATCGGATTTCTGGACATAGTTGACCTTATAGAGCAGGCTTTAAGTGAGGTTAACATCAAAGACCCTCAAAGCGTTGAAGAAATATTGGAAGCGGTTGAGTGGGGAAGACAAAAGGTCAGGGAGATTTACGAGAGAAAGTATGCAGGTAAAGGATAG
- a CDS encoding 4Fe-4S dicluster domain-containing protein: MAIHERSLVEPERILRKDRLVIDGIDVSGDWNLIILPRTIEDYDLSLLDEILQQPEGKTILQCYQCSYCTASCPVHNYWDERYNPRHFIYLARLGLVDELQKRADVMWRCVSCHKCTHRCPKGVLVEEVLKAILKVLSKRGLIEEYPSKKFDKFFLEQVYEYGRIEDGDLLFGWIEKQGYKVFKDPILKKPIPLFGEIPEWLKTLAIKPIKNMNIDFLILNAKHMLIHPRTKNWSKMKQVLKKVFEEEGVTLH, from the coding sequence ATGGCTATTCACGAGCGGTCTCTTGTAGAACCGGAGAGAATTTTAAGGAAGGATAGATTAGTTATAGACGGTATAGACGTTTCAGGAGACTGGAACCTTATAATCCTTCCCAGAACCATAGAAGATTACGACCTTTCCCTTCTCGACGAAATACTCCAGCAACCGGAAGGAAAGACTATACTCCAGTGTTACCAGTGCTCCTACTGTACCGCATCCTGTCCCGTTCACAATTACTGGGACGAGAGGTACAACCCCAGACACTTCATATACCTCGCAAGACTCGGACTCGTGGACGAGCTTCAGAAAAGGGCGGACGTAATGTGGAGATGCGTCTCCTGCCACAAGTGTACCCACAGGTGTCCCAAAGGTGTTCTCGTAGAAGAAGTTCTCAAGGCTATATTGAAAGTTCTCTCCAAGAGGGGACTCATAGAAGAGTATCCTTCCAAGAAGTTTGACAAATTCTTCCTTGAACAGGTTTACGAGTACGGAAGGATTGAAGACGGAGACCTGCTCTTCGGATGGATAGAAAAGCAGGGTTACAAAGTGTTCAAAGATCCAATACTCAAGAAGCCCATACCCCTCTTCGGTGAAATTCCCGAGTGGCTCAAAACACTCGCTATAAAACCCATAAAGAACATGAACATAGACTTCCTCATACTCAACGCAAAGCACATGCTCATACACCCCAGAACTAAGAACTGGAGCAAGATGAAGCAAGTTCTCAAGAAAGTATTTGAAGAAGAGGGCGTTACACTTCATTAA
- a CDS encoding CoB--CoM heterodisulfide reductase iron-sulfur subunit B family protein, giving the protein MGGIGKKVAYYPGCSLEGAARAYDVSTRIVAKELGLELDYLEDYNCCGAMETKNVSFWGTMLLNARNMSLARRQGHNVIVAPCNGCSFSLQRVEYFLETDKNTLDRINQLLQEAGEKPLDNIPHTYHILEWFYHEAGPEKVKEKTKKPLRGLKVASYYGCLYTRPHFYARTYSHLAPEDEEQARPRKRETADDDEHPYYMEALLEAAGATSVEIEPMHTQCCGGPHSLSDEEVSEKFVMMILQTAKRNGADIIATECPLCHASLEMYRHRLMLKGVPDVDVPAAYFTQLLGLAFGYSVNDVKLKDNLSDPIPVLKRLGLA; this is encoded by the coding sequence ATGGGCGGTATAGGAAAGAAAGTTGCTTATTACCCTGGTTGTTCTCTTGAAGGTGCTGCAAGGGCTTACGACGTTTCCACCAGAATAGTAGCCAAAGAACTTGGTCTTGAACTTGACTACTTAGAAGACTACAACTGCTGCGGTGCTATGGAAACCAAGAACGTTTCCTTCTGGGGCACCATGCTCCTGAACGCAAGGAATATGTCCCTTGCAAGGCGACAGGGACACAACGTAATCGTAGCACCCTGTAACGGATGTTCCTTCTCACTTCAGAGAGTGGAGTACTTCCTCGAAACCGATAAGAATACCTTGGATAGGATAAATCAACTCCTCCAGGAAGCTGGAGAGAAGCCCCTTGACAACATACCCCACACCTATCACATACTCGAGTGGTTCTACCACGAAGCAGGACCAGAAAAGGTTAAAGAAAAAACCAAAAAGCCCTTAAGAGGTCTCAAAGTAGCAAGCTACTACGGATGTCTCTACACAAGACCTCACTTCTACGCGAGAACTTACTCCCACCTCGCACCTGAAGACGAAGAACAGGCAAGACCCAGAAAGAGAGAAACCGCGGACGACGACGAACACCCCTACTACATGGAAGCTCTGCTTGAGGCTGCAGGAGCTACTTCCGTTGAGATAGAACCCATGCACACTCAGTGCTGCGGAGGACCTCACTCCCTTTCAGACGAAGAAGTTTCCGAAAAGTTCGTGATGATGATACTCCAGACCGCGAAGAGAAACGGTGCGGATATAATAGCAACCGAATGCCCGCTCTGTCATGCTTCACTCGAAATGTACAGACACAGACTCATGCTTAAAGGTGTACCCGACGTTGACGTACCAGCAGCTTACTTTACGCAACTCCTCGGACTCGCATTCGGATACAGCGTAAACGATGTAAAACTCAAGGACAACCTCTCAGACCCTATTCCCGTTCTGAAGAGACTGGGACTTGCTTAA
- a CDS encoding CoB--CoM heterodisulfide reductase iron-sulfur subunit A family protein yields the protein MAKSVLVIGGGPAGLAAARTLGKLGIPTILVEKEGKLGGRPILEEYHTLIPRKMKPQQVLGPFIEEVQNNPNIEVKLNTEIEACEGEAPNFKVKLSNGETVEVGAIVVATGFQHFDAKRKGELGYGIYPDVITNLELEQMFSREGKLYRPSNGELPKRVAFVFCVGSRDRQLGVTNVHCCRYGCALSGLQGSEIREKYPEVEVFCYYMDVRTYGTWEYPFYWEPQEKYGVRYVRGRIAEITYSPKDGRLRVKHEDTIVQRPAEIPMDLVVLVLGMEPSEGTKKVAKILGLAQDPDSQFLIPAEDSGSNIISNRPGVFIAGACKGPIDIESSLAEGEAAGAEAATFLGAKVSV from the coding sequence ATGGCTAAAAGTGTGCTCGTAATTGGTGGTGGACCTGCAGGACTCGCAGCAGCGAGAACACTCGGAAAACTTGGTATTCCTACCATCTTGGTTGAAAAGGAAGGAAAACTCGGTGGTAGACCTATCCTCGAGGAGTATCACACCCTAATTCCCAGAAAAATGAAACCTCAACAAGTTCTCGGACCCTTTATCGAAGAAGTTCAAAACAATCCAAACATTGAAGTGAAACTCAACACCGAAATTGAAGCCTGTGAAGGTGAAGCTCCTAACTTCAAGGTAAAGCTTTCCAACGGTGAAACCGTTGAAGTAGGTGCGATCGTTGTAGCTACTGGATTCCAGCACTTTGACGCAAAGAGAAAAGGTGAACTCGGATACGGAATCTACCCCGACGTTATTACGAACCTCGAACTTGAGCAAATGTTCTCAAGGGAAGGAAAGCTCTATAGACCCTCAAACGGAGAACTCCCCAAGAGAGTAGCTTTCGTATTCTGCGTAGGTTCCAGAGACAGACAGCTCGGTGTTACAAATGTCCACTGCTGTAGGTACGGATGTGCACTCTCTGGACTACAAGGTTCCGAAATCAGGGAAAAGTACCCCGAAGTTGAAGTGTTCTGTTACTACATGGACGTGAGAACATACGGAACTTGGGAATACCCCTTCTACTGGGAACCGCAAGAGAAGTACGGTGTCAGGTACGTAAGGGGAAGGATTGCTGAAATAACTTACTCTCCTAAAGACGGAAGACTCAGGGTTAAGCACGAGGACACGATTGTTCAAAGACCTGCGGAAATACCCATGGATCTCGTAGTACTCGTTCTCGGAATGGAGCCCTCCGAAGGAACTAAGAAAGTGGCAAAGATACTCGGACTCGCTCAAGACCCAGACAGCCAGTTCCTCATACCTGCAGAAGACAGCGGTTCAAACATAATTTCAAACAGACCCGGAGTGTTCATAGCGGGTGCATGTAAGGGACCCATAGACATTGAGTCCTCCCTTGCGGAAGGGGAAGCTGCCGGTGCAGAAGCTGCAACATTTTTAGGAGCGAAGGTTAGCGTATGA
- a CDS encoding radical SAM protein, which translates to MNVFGVIQELDVELNEKLVEKLIEGFEIRKKNFGDKVFFYSPGFKHYEVEDFSVNSPPKFVDISVTGRNCELMCDHCASKILWHMIPATTPEELVKVGEDLKKKGIEGVLISGGSDKNGFVPLWDFFDAMKYLKEELGFLLTCHVGLVDEDYVEKLKEANVDAVLLDIIGDNETIAQVYKLPHKSVEDYDRSLRLLKEAGLRIVPHVIIGLHYGKIKGEYNAIDMIAKYEPDALVLVVVMPYYGKAKFQLLPPPSSEESAQVILYARKAVPNSPVVIGCARPAGADRVKLDAYSVLAGVNGIAFPAEGIVTYSKSLGLEPVVSPNCCSTVYSMVFQTMETQ; encoded by the coding sequence ATGAATGTATTCGGTGTAATACAGGAGCTTGACGTAGAACTTAATGAAAAATTAGTGGAAAAATTAATAGAAGGTTTTGAAATAAGAAAAAAGAATTTTGGAGATAAGGTATTCTTCTACTCCCCGGGTTTCAAACATTACGAAGTTGAAGACTTTTCAGTAAACTCCCCTCCCAAGTTCGTTGACATATCCGTTACGGGGAGAAATTGTGAACTTATGTGTGATCACTGTGCTTCTAAAATCCTGTGGCACATGATACCCGCAACGACTCCAGAAGAACTCGTGAAAGTTGGGGAAGATTTAAAGAAAAAGGGAATAGAAGGAGTTCTGATTTCAGGCGGTTCGGACAAAAACGGATTCGTTCCTCTCTGGGACTTCTTTGACGCTATGAAGTATTTGAAAGAAGAACTTGGTTTTCTCCTTACCTGCCACGTTGGACTCGTTGATGAAGATTACGTGGAAAAATTAAAGGAAGCGAACGTGGACGCTGTACTCCTTGACATTATCGGAGACAACGAAACTATAGCACAGGTCTACAAGCTTCCTCACAAAAGTGTTGAAGATTACGACCGCTCCCTTAGACTTCTGAAAGAAGCGGGACTCAGAATAGTTCCTCACGTGATTATCGGACTTCACTACGGAAAGATAAAGGGTGAATATAACGCCATAGATATGATCGCAAAGTATGAACCTGATGCCTTGGTACTAGTTGTGGTCATGCCCTACTACGGAAAGGCTAAGTTCCAGCTCCTTCCACCGCCTTCCAGTGAGGAAAGTGCACAAGTAATTCTCTACGCAAGAAAAGCCGTTCCGAATTCACCCGTGGTTATAGGCTGTGCAAGACCGGCGGGTGCGGACAGGGTAAAGCTGGACGCTTACTCGGTTTTAGCCGGTGTAAACGGTATAGCCTTCCCGGCTGAAGGAATAGTTACTTACTCAAAATCCCTCGGACTCGAACCTGTGGTATCACCCAACTGTTGTTCTACAGTGTACTCCATGGTTTTCCAAACTATGGAAACTCAGTGA